A stretch of the Saccharolobus caldissimus genome encodes the following:
- a CDS encoding Cas10/Cmr2 second palm domain-containing protein, giving the protein MDEELMLVTFLHDVGKILQRAGIKPKCELSGDFYEHDRLTCDFLNTYLGEKYVELFKEGKWKIGDYASASERIESKEFGKPESTPLLDPTLDIQPNADLLQLARWYSVTYVDFNAAPETYKARRVNEAFINYKGIYETLIQLAEKAREIRDPESLLETYDYIYRTTALFVPAAIYKAIPNTSLYGHSRLAAPLAVCKEIRLLVIDIKGIQKFITNVRGEAESSKRLRGRSFFLQLLQRALSDKIADVLGLSVLHNISFEPGKLIFVVCDDVKYKVDEILVKVEEWSNYELQFASSISSEKLKVSEMKIFSEREEDRGFKKALENAIYNLRIVGKPHITEDVDIDYFGDVYPKKMMFRAKDVEGMESLTAGEIPKDTLISEINLISLIVGHSTRNLKYVIEIMYKDNAKGEMGYRTIGKYRVGEIYIGPLNIGFLLVHGSEKDDDIAFLKSLIQTKKEVAKRIRIFTVNSTLDFIYPELVKEFSKISFGYITLNTYHPVEKQDTSKLIAEKFKSLDDMANYIALGITDGDRIGEIVKKLSAFPGRFMTFSSLLDFTFAHIVTTRVIDVLKKRGDIPIVVLYSGGDDLAIYGKWDEVLMLLSELSNLIVEILPSITVSGGIFIFKKKYPIAFAYSFAKEHEGIAKKERDGKEGRVSSNIFEKYTEDEKKLCEDLDRRSLTWSEAAKFLEYAKKLIESNVPSAYLYKVYNIGQMIEDCEIPKALVTYAYLNARNERVFKEVKEKTKAYLVDYPREEEREIITRLLKFRNVVNMYTLLKRT; this is encoded by the coding sequence TTGGATGAGGAATTAATGCTCGTAACATTCTTACATGATGTTGGTAAAATTCTACAAAGGGCGGGTATCAAACCTAAATGTGAATTAAGTGGCGATTTTTATGAGCATGACAGACTTACGTGTGATTTCCTTAATACATACTTAGGTGAAAAATATGTAGAACTCTTTAAAGAAGGTAAGTGGAAGATAGGAGATTACGCATCTGCAAGCGAGAGAATTGAGTCGAAGGAGTTCGGAAAACCCGAATCAACTCCATTGCTCGATCCTACCTTAGATATTCAGCCTAATGCAGATCTGTTACAATTAGCTAGATGGTACTCTGTTACTTACGTTGACTTTAATGCGGCTCCAGAAACCTATAAGGCTAGGAGAGTTAATGAGGCATTCATAAATTATAAGGGAATATACGAAACCTTGATCCAGCTTGCAGAAAAAGCCAGAGAAATTAGGGACCCAGAAAGTCTTCTTGAGACCTATGATTACATTTATAGAACTACAGCCCTATTTGTTCCAGCCGCAATATATAAGGCGATTCCAAATACTTCCCTTTACGGTCATAGCAGACTAGCAGCCCCATTAGCTGTATGTAAAGAGATAAGACTTCTAGTCATTGATATAAAGGGAATACAGAAGTTCATTACTAATGTGAGAGGGGAAGCTGAATCGTCTAAAAGGCTAAGGGGTAGAAGTTTCTTTCTTCAACTTCTTCAAAGGGCTTTATCCGATAAGATAGCTGATGTGCTAGGTCTTTCAGTTTTGCATAACATCTCCTTTGAACCTGGTAAACTAATTTTCGTAGTCTGTGACGATGTAAAGTACAAGGTAGATGAGATTCTGGTTAAAGTAGAGGAGTGGAGTAATTACGAATTACAGTTTGCTTCTTCCATTAGTAGTGAGAAACTTAAGGTTAGTGAAATGAAAATATTTAGTGAAAGAGAGGAAGATAGAGGTTTTAAAAAGGCATTAGAAAACGCTATATATAATTTGCGAATTGTCGGAAAACCACATATTACAGAAGACGTAGATATTGATTACTTTGGTGATGTTTATCCTAAGAAAATGATGTTTAGGGCTAAAGATGTGGAAGGAATGGAATCCTTAACGGCTGGAGAAATTCCAAAGGATACCTTAATATCAGAAATTAACTTAATCTCACTAATTGTAGGACATTCTACAAGAAACTTAAAATATGTAATTGAAATAATGTATAAAGATAACGCAAAAGGAGAAATGGGATATCGTACTATAGGTAAGTATAGAGTAGGAGAAATATATATAGGACCACTAAATATAGGTTTCCTTTTAGTTCATGGAAGTGAAAAAGATGATGATATAGCTTTTCTTAAATCACTTATACAGACTAAAAAGGAAGTTGCTAAAAGAATAAGAATATTTACAGTTAACAGTACCCTGGACTTTATCTATCCAGAGTTGGTCAAAGAGTTCAGTAAGATAAGTTTCGGTTATATAACTCTAAATACATATCATCCCGTTGAGAAACAAGATACATCTAAACTCATCGCTGAGAAATTTAAGAGCCTAGATGATATGGCAAACTATATAGCTCTAGGTATTACAGACGGTGATAGAATAGGCGAAATAGTAAAAAAATTGTCAGCATTTCCAGGAAGATTCATGACTTTTTCTTCTTTATTAGATTTTACTTTTGCCCATATAGTAACCACTAGAGTCATTGATGTACTTAAAAAGAGGGGTGATATTCCCATTGTAGTTCTCTACTCGGGGGGAGATGACTTAGCAATATATGGAAAGTGGGACGAAGTTCTTATGCTTCTCAGTGAGCTCTCTAATTTAATAGTCGAAATCTTACCATCTATTACCGTCTCTGGAGGAATATTTATATTTAAGAAAAAGTACCCCATAGCTTTCGCGTACTCATTCGCCAAAGAACATGAGGGGATAGCTAAGAAAGAACGAGACGGAAAAGAAGGTAGGGTATCAAGTAACATATTTGAGAAGTATACTGAAGATGAGAAAAAACTATGTGAGGACTTAGATAGGAGATCTTTAACTTGGAGTGAGGCTGCTAAGTTTCTGGAATATGCTAAGAAATTAATTGAAAGTAATGTACCGAGCGCATATTTATATAAAGTTTACAATATAGGGCAAATGATAGAGGATTGTGAAATCCCTAAAGCTCTAGTCACTTACGCATATTTAAACGCTAGGAATGAGAGAGTGTTTAAAGAAGTTAAAGAGAAAACTAAAGCTTATTTAGTAGATTATCCAAGAGAAGAGGAGAGAGAAATAATAACGAGGTTATTGAAATTTAGAAACGTGGTTAATATGTACACTTTACTAAAGAGAACCTAA
- the csm5 gene encoding type III-A CRISPR-associated RAMP protein Csm5, which translates to MIKETFRIEIEPLSPTFVWSGETLYKGADFDLVNGKILIVDPFKALGKVKNLREIFKEQFVRTIKGFKLIFPSTSVPNQILMINEYLVPASSLKGLIRTAILNKMAKNSPSVYNQIQSNLNTLNTLPPNQIFRQVKNVAEPVERLLKDTVPFGRGKYTYDALNRLIISDPEIIQASLSLRKITILELFGTFTNENYAITFDKGKLVYDVKVLQPSNYGVNSMLKKLDDKISKKEIFDSLSDYSNLVINSEKDKLRATNKNLRKYLEFLEKLRIEGECVPLKIGMFTGHVAKTISLPSNIKNNRDNIMTKITGHLWDNRTVKLTDDIGVGWVKICIR; encoded by the coding sequence GTGATTAAGGAAACTTTTAGAATTGAAATTGAGCCCTTATCTCCTACGTTTGTGTGGAGTGGCGAAACTTTATATAAGGGGGCGGATTTCGATCTTGTAAACGGTAAAATACTCATTGTAGATCCTTTTAAAGCTCTAGGAAAAGTAAAAAATTTACGTGAAATTTTTAAAGAACAGTTCGTTAGGACAATTAAGGGTTTTAAATTAATTTTCCCTTCCACCTCAGTTCCTAATCAAATCCTCATGATAAACGAGTACTTAGTGCCAGCATCTTCACTAAAAGGGCTTATTAGAACCGCTATATTAAATAAAATGGCTAAAAATTCACCATCTGTATATAATCAAATTCAGTCAAATTTAAATACCCTTAATACTTTACCTCCAAATCAGATTTTTAGGCAAGTGAAAAATGTAGCTGAGCCCGTTGAGAGATTATTAAAAGATACAGTTCCTTTCGGTAGAGGTAAATATACTTACGACGCGTTAAATAGGCTTATAATTAGTGATCCAGAAATAATTCAAGCTTCTCTTTCCCTTAGGAAAATAACGATACTTGAACTTTTCGGCACTTTTACAAACGAGAATTACGCGATAACTTTCGATAAGGGTAAACTCGTCTATGACGTAAAAGTTCTTCAACCTTCAAACTACGGGGTAAACTCGATGCTTAAGAAACTAGATGATAAAATCAGTAAAAAGGAAATATTTGATTCTCTTAGTGATTATAGTAATTTAGTAATAAATTCGGAAAAAGATAAACTTAGGGCTACGAATAAAAATTTAAGAAAATATCTTGAATTCCTAGAGAAGTTACGTATTGAAGGTGAGTGTGTCCCGCTAAAAATAGGCATGTTTACTGGTCATGTTGCGAAAACAATATCTTTACCCTCAAATATTAAAAATAATAGAGATAATATTATGACTAAAATTACTGGACATTTATGGGATAATAGGACTGTAAAACTTACAGATGATATAGGAGTTGGATGGGTCAAAATCTGTATAAGGTGA
- the csm3 gene encoding type III-A CRISPR-associated RAMP protein Csm3: MSSQPSISLKLEKIIRFKVYLQTITGLLISAGKALGRIGGADTEPMSIERVYVCDDKSIKVRVPYIPGSSLKGRMRSLLEIALGLPLYSSDKKIWSHTLAKNVYVDLSSEDRLSTVDFVNTLIKTDLDRMFGYGAFPLNEVFDDLKKENKTQVMNSLLAVLSPTSLLVEDLFPEEKYVCEIYKENDLVTFDDFIEDKNENRIDRVTSAADPRTISRVKPGITFTGTLSLLVFDKNSSKLKDYLELLAKGMVLMEKTYLGAAGSRGYGRVKFTKIIVSIYDPVRMTETIYKEFNSAEELSKDIENLVKSITSQQTGVKS, encoded by the coding sequence ATGTCAAGTCAACCTTCCATTTCCTTAAAACTGGAAAAGATAATAAGGTTTAAGGTTTATTTGCAAACGATAACTGGTTTATTAATATCTGCAGGGAAAGCTTTGGGTAGAATCGGAGGAGCCGATACTGAACCAATGAGTATAGAGAGAGTCTATGTTTGCGATGATAAGTCCATCAAGGTAAGAGTTCCTTATATTCCAGGTTCATCTTTGAAAGGAAGAATGAGATCTCTCTTAGAAATAGCCCTAGGATTACCGTTATACTCCTCCGACAAGAAAATATGGTCTCATACTTTAGCGAAAAACGTATACGTTGATTTATCATCAGAAGATAGGTTAAGTACAGTTGATTTCGTAAATACACTAATCAAAACTGATCTAGATCGCATGTTCGGGTATGGAGCCTTTCCGTTAAATGAAGTTTTTGATGATCTTAAAAAAGAGAATAAAACACAAGTGATGAACTCTCTACTTGCAGTTCTCTCTCCTACGTCCCTTTTAGTTGAAGATCTATTTCCAGAAGAAAAATATGTATGCGAGATCTATAAGGAAAACGATTTAGTAACATTCGATGACTTTATAGAGGACAAAAACGAGAACAGAATAGATAGAGTAACGTCTGCAGCAGACCCCAGAACCATAAGTAGAGTTAAACCAGGGATAACATTTACCGGTACATTATCGTTATTGGTTTTTGATAAGAACTCCTCTAAACTAAAGGATTACCTAGAATTGTTAGCTAAAGGAATGGTACTTATGGAAAAGACGTATTTAGGAGCAGCTGGCTCAAGAGGTTATGGTAGAGTTAAATTTACTAAAATAATAGTATCTATTTACGATCCAGTGAGAATGACTGAAACCATTTACAAGGAATTTAACTCAGCAGAAGAACTGAGTAAGGATATTGAGAACCTAGTTAAATCAATAACTTCACAGCAAACCGGGGTTAAGTCGTGA
- the csm4 gene encoding type III-A CRISPR-associated RAMP protein Csm4 — protein MKLIIVKFTSPFKIAERENYIDAITLYRAFIKALSLLGESFDEIKNGEIKFSSMFPIVDNKLYLKMPFKTIQCDSRDMEKELKKIEYIDVNILREVEPPYRLECRGTEKYVKGINGKEIKLESNYLTSYGETIIEYKNRMDRLVNSADIYATPSFMPKHEMGFLSTNWNDKLDKALRLLEKLGIGKDRNLGYGRFTVKEIKDYNLSFPEKRQYKYVTGRAYTEHEFLAERLDKVQILGGDISMVLFNTLILLPIGSLVKNVKRLLLEKENNIVIIDPLLL, from the coding sequence ATGAAACTCATTATCGTTAAGTTCACCTCTCCTTTCAAAATAGCAGAAAGAGAGAACTATATAGATGCAATAACTCTTTACAGAGCATTCATTAAGGCTTTATCACTCTTAGGTGAATCCTTTGACGAAATAAAAAACGGTGAGATAAAATTCTCATCCATGTTCCCGATAGTTGATAATAAACTTTACCTAAAAATGCCCTTTAAAACAATACAATGCGATAGCAGGGATATGGAAAAAGAACTCAAGAAAATAGAGTATATAGATGTTAATATTTTAAGAGAAGTTGAACCACCTTATAGACTTGAATGTAGAGGAACTGAAAAATACGTTAAGGGGATTAATGGAAAAGAGATAAAGTTAGAATCAAATTACCTTACATCCTACGGAGAGACAATAATTGAGTACAAGAATAGAATGGACAGACTTGTAAACTCAGCCGATATATACGCTACTCCTTCATTTATGCCTAAACACGAGATGGGATTTCTAAGTACTAATTGGAATGATAAGCTGGATAAGGCCTTAAGGCTTTTAGAGAAACTCGGTATCGGAAAGGACAGAAATCTAGGATACGGTAGATTTACAGTTAAGGAAATTAAGGACTATAATTTGAGCTTTCCAGAAAAAAGACAGTATAAATATGTTACCGGAAGGGCCTATACGGAACACGAGTTCTTAGCGGAAAGACTAGATAAAGTCCAGATATTAGGAGGTGATATAAGTATGGTATTGTTTAATACTCTGATACTCCTCCCTATCGGTTCTCTTGTAAAGAACGTAAAGAGATTATTGTTAGAAAAGGAAAATAATATCGTAATAATAGATCCCTTACTCTTATAA
- a CDS encoding DevR family CRISPR-associated autoregulator codes for MPQQKTYSYENRKRIYPFISMGIRIIANVEALNMVETAGNLSRHRTVPIVVFSDGNYSLKWYPALSGETLAHAFQLALSNLEKTSSNPKLCYFCGIGEFIKHTALDFYQKILNNVNLPEWERNLLNIENEWDVENEIIKNCVVEDLGGFVIATAAREEQKSKKGKKKEEQEEEEQKTEEQRTGISIRRTSAFQFSYVVPTLDAILSGSTTTDVQMQIRMASVGQSLANSVNYDNPIQAPYNKEISSTTYSFIFNLDADKICVNSYTNSEVCEKGEKLRRITLALNAIKLVIDGNFGASKSRYTSFLERELIVAAVTKGDVLFTVSSPSMRLNDFIEETIERAKSYLKEFNKLTISLYVWVNKGKASELKINGKIIKDYINDVKSKLEENIKNRFKVEYIESYTHADLIDKIMDEVKQLDSG; via the coding sequence ATGCCTCAACAAAAAACATATAGCTACGAAAATAGAAAGAGAATTTATCCATTCATTTCCATGGGTATCAGAATTATAGCGAACGTTGAAGCATTAAACATGGTTGAAACTGCAGGTAACTTAAGTAGACATAGAACAGTACCTATAGTAGTATTCTCTGACGGCAATTATAGCCTTAAATGGTATCCTGCATTAAGTGGTGAAACTCTAGCTCACGCATTTCAATTAGCCTTATCTAATTTAGAGAAGACCAGTAGTAATCCTAAACTCTGTTACTTCTGTGGTATTGGGGAATTTATAAAGCATACTGCGCTTGATTTCTATCAAAAAATTCTTAATAATGTTAATCTTCCAGAATGGGAAAGGAATCTATTAAATATAGAAAATGAATGGGATGTGGAAAATGAGATCATAAAAAATTGTGTCGTTGAAGATCTAGGAGGATTTGTGATAGCTACTGCTGCTAGAGAAGAACAGAAGTCGAAAAAAGGTAAGAAAAAAGAAGAGCAAGAGGAAGAAGAACAAAAGACAGAAGAGCAAAGGACCGGAATTTCAATTAGAAGAACATCTGCTTTTCAATTTAGTTACGTAGTCCCCACCTTAGATGCAATCTTAAGTGGATCAACTACAACAGACGTTCAAATGCAAATAAGGATGGCTAGCGTAGGGCAGAGTTTAGCTAATTCTGTAAATTACGATAATCCCATTCAAGCTCCATATAATAAAGAGATCTCATCTACTACATATTCGTTCATATTTAATTTAGATGCGGATAAGATATGTGTTAATTCCTATACTAACTCTGAAGTATGTGAAAAAGGAGAGAAGTTAAGGAGGATTACGTTAGCGCTAAACGCTATAAAACTAGTAATAGATGGTAACTTTGGGGCTTCTAAATCTAGATATACTTCATTTTTAGAAAGAGAACTAATAGTCGCTGCAGTTACTAAGGGCGATGTTCTTTTCACTGTTTCCTCACCTTCAATGAGATTAAATGACTTTATAGAGGAGACTATAGAGAGGGCTAAAAGTTACTTAAAGGAGTTCAACAAATTAACAATATCACTTTACGTTTGGGTTAATAAAGGAAAGGCGAGTGAGCTAAAAATAAATGGGAAAATTATTAAGGACTATATAAATGATGTCAAATCAAAATTGGAAGAAAATATTAAGAACAGATTTAAGGTAGAATACATAGAGTCTTATACTCATGCTGACTTAATTGATAAAATTATGGATGAGGTTAAACAATTAGACAGTGGGTAA
- the cas5a gene encoding type I-A CRISPR-associated protein Cas5a, which produces MKAYLVSLRFHWGYSIRNYFTSKATDSYILPPLNTVIGALAMANSARNGIHVENRFDKSGRKYSSAKDYVSRIKYASFNFQYKPIKFTSILRYSSAIYWFTTHDIQTLIKISDFFAPIQFGLASYLNGIINMFLVTDLDKADLYSITRLGSKESLVSVISVKEVKGKKVGKGEEVSNVTFSFSKNLIKSVVGNFFVELVPSLNSLYYDFFLPSTAETINLDIIYVPNPVVKIVTNEEECVFESEQGNIITLGDVC; this is translated from the coding sequence ATGAAGGCTTATTTAGTTAGTTTAAGATTTCATTGGGGTTATTCAATTAGAAACTATTTCACTTCTAAGGCTACTGACTCTTACATATTACCTCCACTAAATACCGTTATAGGTGCATTAGCAATGGCTAATAGTGCCAGAAATGGTATCCATGTAGAAAATCGTTTTGATAAGTCTGGAAGAAAATATTCCTCAGCAAAAGATTATGTAAGTAGGATCAAATATGCTTCTTTTAATTTCCAATATAAGCCAATAAAATTTACTAGTATATTAAGGTATTCCTCAGCAATTTATTGGTTTACAACACATGATATTCAAACTCTCATAAAGATATCTGACTTTTTCGCACCTATACAATTCGGTTTAGCTTCGTATTTAAACGGTATTATAAATATGTTCTTAGTTACCGATCTCGATAAAGCTGACTTATATTCAATTACTAGGTTAGGAAGTAAAGAGTCTTTAGTTTCTGTAATTAGCGTAAAGGAAGTTAAGGGAAAAAAGGTAGGAAAAGGTGAGGAAGTATCTAACGTTACGTTTTCATTTAGTAAAAATCTCATTAAGAGTGTAGTAGGCAATTTCTTTGTAGAATTAGTACCGTCATTAAATTCCTTATACTATGACTTTTTCTTACCTTCGACTGCTGAAACAATTAACTTAGATATTATTTACGTACCTAATCCAGTAGTGAAAATAGTTACTAATGAAGAGGAATGTGTATTTGAAAGCGAGCAAGGAAATATAATAACTCTTGGTGATGTATGTTGA
- the cas3 gene encoding CRISPR-associated helicase Cas3': MKESRIGLEKFEELIKQERELIAILPTGYGKTRFFVQKHDLLDKIGKIVHSLPLQAIIFDFYNEMKEVLKDNVGYQMSLHVPEDDGKRPYLSRKYMITTVDSFLLDFYGIPVHEIFRSKWHSDIAMLFARTSNIILDEFHLLTAIDVDNVEEEFAKVISVVSNIREAIKKRNRRFIILTATLPRSLIESFKIRSLVLAPDSHPFITNEMIRVWDNNDGFITSFSEYSRKVKTYIDTGDKRDIIKRIVKDNEGRRILIVLNHVKDVEELSKDLKECIFVHGLFTNESKQRIINDIKRKDCVISTQVLEAGVNLSFDVLITDIAPAFSLIQRAGRILRTPDDIKSKEGEIHILVDDLEKQVKGVYSVEVTKATYDWLYENCGKCCSINWRLPEKDKPDYLKLILAIDENINNIMQKEREDINNFLNFITNIIQTPQRIIGKIDELFNGSFIRSTSLVPVIVKNETASLNWSRFLSLINKKKEWDFSYLKIIDDNIEESSVKISENNIYKNRPLTTMIRIIREIRRKEKVDDDLSGYITIIPRGFILPREFVGIEKINGSEYLYVVG; the protein is encoded by the coding sequence GTGAAAGAAAGTAGGATTGGTCTTGAAAAATTCGAAGAATTGATTAAACAAGAGAGAGAATTAATAGCAATCCTCCCTACTGGTTACGGTAAGACAAGATTTTTCGTACAAAAACATGATTTATTAGATAAAATCGGAAAAATTGTACATTCACTACCCCTTCAAGCGATAATATTTGACTTCTACAATGAAATGAAAGAGGTACTAAAAGATAACGTGGGATATCAGATGTCTTTGCATGTTCCCGAGGATGACGGTAAAAGGCCATATCTTTCAAGAAAATATATGATAACTACTGTGGACAGTTTTCTCTTAGACTTTTACGGAATTCCAGTCCATGAAATCTTTAGATCTAAATGGCATAGTGATATAGCTATGTTGTTTGCTAGAACATCAAATATAATATTAGATGAGTTCCATTTACTTACTGCAATAGATGTAGATAATGTTGAGGAAGAATTCGCAAAAGTTATAAGTGTTGTAAGTAACATTAGAGAAGCTATTAAAAAAAGAAATAGAAGATTCATAATTTTGACTGCTACTTTACCTAGAAGTCTTATAGAATCATTTAAGATAAGATCACTAGTTCTTGCACCAGATAGTCATCCATTCATTACAAATGAAATGATTAGGGTTTGGGACAATAATGACGGATTTATAACGAGTTTCAGCGAATATAGTAGGAAAGTTAAAACTTATATTGATACGGGTGATAAAAGAGACATAATAAAGCGTATTGTAAAAGATAATGAAGGTAGAAGGATCTTAATAGTTTTAAACCACGTAAAAGATGTTGAAGAATTATCTAAAGACTTAAAAGAATGCATATTCGTTCATGGGCTATTTACTAATGAGAGTAAACAGCGAATAATCAACGATATTAAAAGAAAAGACTGTGTTATATCTACGCAAGTTCTTGAGGCTGGCGTTAACTTAAGTTTTGACGTTTTAATTACAGACATAGCTCCAGCTTTCTCATTAATTCAAAGGGCTGGGAGAATATTAAGAACACCAGATGATATTAAAAGTAAAGAAGGAGAAATTCACATTTTAGTAGATGACTTAGAAAAACAAGTAAAAGGAGTTTACAGCGTAGAGGTAACTAAAGCTACTTATGATTGGCTATATGAAAACTGCGGCAAATGTTGTAGTATAAATTGGAGATTACCAGAAAAAGATAAGCCAGACTATTTAAAGCTAATTTTAGCAATTGATGAAAATATAAATAATATTATGCAGAAAGAAAGAGAGGATATAAATAATTTTCTTAATTTCATTACTAACATAATTCAAACCCCCCAAAGAATAATCGGGAAAATAGATGAACTCTTTAACGGTTCATTTATAAGATCCACGTCCTTAGTACCAGTTATAGTAAAGAATGAGACAGCCTCGTTAAATTGGTCCAGGTTTTTAAGTCTAATCAACAAAAAGAAAGAATGGGATTTTTCCTACTTGAAAATTATCGATGATAATATAGAGGAGAGTAGCGTAAAAATCAGTGAAAATAATATATATAAAAATAGACCTTTAACAACTATGATAAGAATAATAAGGGAAATAAGGAGGAAAGAAAAAGTTGATGATGATCTATCTGGTTATATCACAATAATACCCAGAGGGTTTATATTACCTAGGGAATTCGTAGGTATTGAGAAAATTAACGGAAGTGAATATCTTTATGTTGTGGGCTAG
- a CDS encoding CRISPR-associated endonuclease Cas3'': MLWARYDCRTGKKEELLEHLKSVGENACKIAQCLREVLNDISSEAYYAGIFHDLFKVVYQPDNIDEYCKNHDKLSFPYHEILSAVFFSNYALKTENINLSEDQIRKVAKAILLHHQGLRAITLENFFEGYNFIIKRAKAIKDLNKLVNDVLKSLGLREVMDVYVFLDFRTLEGLLTKSSEEDRYLSGILMIADNFSVETNLNEKSKRLLEMEINDYLKAINCITVTSR; the protein is encoded by the coding sequence ATGTTGTGGGCTAGATACGATTGCAGAACTGGGAAAAAAGAGGAGCTATTAGAACATCTTAAGAGTGTAGGAGAGAATGCGTGTAAAATAGCTCAATGTTTAAGAGAAGTTTTAAATGATATAAGCAGTGAAGCTTATTACGCAGGAATATTCCATGATTTATTTAAAGTAGTTTACCAACCAGATAATATTGACGAATACTGCAAAAACCATGATAAATTATCGTTCCCATATCATGAGATACTTTCAGCAGTATTCTTTTCGAATTACGCATTAAAAACCGAAAATATCAACTTAAGTGAAGACCAAATAAGAAAAGTTGCAAAGGCAATTCTTTTACATCATCAAGGATTAAGAGCAATAACATTAGAAAACTTCTTTGAAGGATATAATTTTATTATTAAGAGAGCTAAAGCAATAAAAGACTTAAACAAACTGGTAAACGACGTGCTAAAGTCTTTAGGACTCAGGGAAGTAATGGATGTATATGTGTTCTTAGATTTTAGAACGTTAGAAGGTCTATTAACTAAAAGCTCAGAAGAGGATAGGTACTTAAGCGGAATATTGATGATTGCAGATAACTTTTCAGTTGAGACAAATCTTAATGAAAAATCAAAAAGATTACTTGAGATGGAGATTAACGATTACTTAAAGGCTATAAATTGTATAACAGTTACGTCAAGATGA